One part of the Lotus japonicus ecotype B-129 chromosome 2, LjGifu_v1.2 genome encodes these proteins:
- the LOC130737654 gene encoding uncharacterized protein LOC130737654 — translation MSMVELFSMVSPSGGIRFELVDRHAPTAWVIDVVDHRATYRGRVMEDRTDERGRLTRGVLQRMEMSFDLPPSVRCGPGTGQGPPAPPPTSSSSDDEDPSEIEADVDAPVAPPPATAVDPTDVASSSRLVEPKREPVVPSASRRFPFTPPRGYRVEPLVRVVEEDVLTEEVDVEMGSTRVVRRTVRREVVDLDTEMITVDSDSDSDTDVDSYSPNDEGEEEEL, via the coding sequence atgtcgatggtggagttgttttcgatggtctctccctcgggggggatcaggtttgagttggtggaccgtcatgcccccaccgcttgggtgatcgatgttgtggatcatcgagcgacgtaccggggaagggtcatggaggaccggacagatgagcgtggacgtctgacgagggGAGTTCTACAACGCATGGAgatgagctttgacttgccgccttcagttcgctgtggaccaggtactggtcaaggaccacctgcaccacctccgacttcatcttcttccgatgacgaggacccatccgagatcgaggctgatgttgatgcacctgttgcgccacctcctgctactgctgtcgatcctaccgacgtggcgtcgtcctcaaggctcgtggagccgaagagggagcctgttgttccatctgcctctcgTCGTTTTCCTTTTACCCCACcacgcggctaccgtgtggaacccctggttcgtgtggtggaggaggatgttcttactgaggaggtagatgttgagatgggctcgactagggttgtgcgcaggacagttaggagggaggtcgttgACTTGGACactgagatgatcacggtggattccgactctgactccgacaccgacgtggacagctactcgccgaacgacgagggagaggaggaggagctatga